Proteins co-encoded in one Armatimonadota bacterium genomic window:
- a CDS encoding ornithine cyclodeaminase family protein, whose amino-acid sequence MALWLQEGDVERLLAMDDVIAAVEQGFRWLGEGMAVNQPRTRAVTPQGVLHVMHAAVPPLGVAGLKAYATTPGGARFVALLYRLEDGELLLAAEADRLGQLRTGAASGVATKVLARPDAGTLGVIGSGWQARTQVQAIARVRPIALVKVYSRTPERREAFAAELVDALGVEAVAVEHAQEAVTDVDVVVTITSARDPVLHGAWLAPGVHINAAGANAATRAELDAEAVRRSQLIAVDALDQARVECGDLLAAERAGDPVWSRVVELGAIVAGRQPGRTAPEQITLFESQGIATEDVVTLELLYRRAVAAGVGRELPTSPAAVRVRR is encoded by the coding sequence ATGGCGCTGTGGCTGCAGGAAGGCGACGTCGAACGACTGCTGGCGATGGACGACGTGATCGCCGCGGTCGAGCAGGGGTTCCGCTGGCTGGGAGAGGGGATGGCGGTGAACCAGCCGCGCACGCGCGCGGTCACCCCGCAGGGCGTGCTCCACGTGATGCACGCCGCGGTCCCGCCGCTGGGCGTGGCCGGCCTCAAGGCCTACGCGACGACGCCCGGTGGCGCGCGCTTCGTGGCGCTGCTCTACCGGCTGGAGGACGGTGAGCTGCTGCTGGCGGCTGAGGCCGACCGGCTCGGGCAGCTGCGCACGGGCGCGGCGAGCGGTGTCGCCACGAAGGTCCTGGCCCGTCCCGACGCGGGCACGCTCGGCGTCATCGGGAGCGGGTGGCAGGCCCGCACACAGGTGCAGGCGATCGCGCGGGTACGGCCCATCGCGCTGGTCAAGGTGTACAGCCGCACGCCCGAGCGCCGCGAAGCGTTCGCCGCAGAGCTCGTGGACGCCCTCGGCGTCGAGGCGGTCGCCGTGGAGCACGCGCAGGAGGCGGTCACCGACGTCGACGTCGTCGTGACGATCACCTCTGCGCGCGATCCGGTGCTCCACGGTGCCTGGCTCGCGCCGGGCGTCCACATCAACGCCGCCGGCGCCAACGCGGCCACGCGCGCGGAACTCGACGCCGAGGCCGTGCGGCGCAGCCAGCTCATTGCGGTCGACGCGCTGGATCAGGCCCGGGTGGAATGCGGCGACCTCCTGGCCGCAGAGCGTGCCGGCGATCCCGTGTGGTCGCGCGTCGTGGAGCTGGGGGCGATCGTGGCCGGCCGCCAGCCGGGACGGACGGCCCCCGAGCAGATCACGCTCTTCGAGTCCCAGGGCATCGCCACCGAGGACGTGGTGACCCTGGAACTGCTGTACCGACGTGCGGTCGCCGCCGGGGTGGGGCGGGAGCTCCCCACCTCGCCCGCGGCCGTCCGCGTCCGCCGGTAG